aagaagaaaaaagagagaaaaagaagtaACATAAAGCATCCAGGATAAAGAAGACTTGCCAAATGAAAAGGGAGACTTGTTGTTAAAGAGACCTCCTGAGCTCCATGATGCACCAAAACTTGAAGATGAATTAACCAGACCACCGAAACTTGGAGATGAATTAGTCACAGCCCCAAAACCTGGAGATGAATTAGCCACAGGAACAGCAGGTTTGAGAAAAAATAATCTACCATCATTCTCCTTAGTTTCTGACTCTAGGGACTTCGAAGCAGCTTGGGATCCCAGTGCAGATTTATTCTCTCCATTGGAAGAAttagcttttagccaattcacAACATCACTAAACTTATCCTGCGATTGAATGGCCACAATTGAAAAATCACCAGCAAACGAAGAAACAGCTATCAAGCCCTATGCACGCTCAATTTGACATgaaattttttactcaactagcAACATTCTAtgtgttttttttaaaattaaaaaaaaatgcttCGTATTCAAGTAGATGCTATGCTTTTCCAACAAAACCTTGCAGAAATATGTTGGCCTACCCTATCATCAATGAATTAGCAGACATTATTGTATCAATATGGGGAAATACAATAAGCAACACATCCCCAACCAAAGCAATTTATAAAAGTATCTTTggagtgtgtgtgtgtggagAAACATTCATACTAACTATCTGAAAAAAAAATTGGAGAGTGGAAATCTGAGATGCTGAAGATACCTTGATAGTTGAAGAATGGTTTAAGTAGTCTTGAACTCCATCTTCCCAAAGTTCATCAGGGTGGTTCTGTAACTGTGTTTGGACCCAACTGCTCACAAAAAACAGTAGTATCCACTAGTTCAATACAGATCTATGTCTGCGAAAGCTTTTTATCTTCCAATGAGACAAGCAACTTGAATGGAGATaaacaagaaagaaaacaaaacttTTCTCATAAAGGAGAAGAACCAGTGAGTTAACAAACATCAAGAAAAACATAGCTTGACATGCTGCTACCATATTTTAACGGAATAGACTAAGACTCTAGGGAAAGAAAGCATTACATCAATTAGATCCGTTTTCCCCAATCCATTCTGTGAAAGCATTCGTTTcctttttgttttatttatttaaacttttGGTATTGCTTTCTTCTTCTGTTTTTTTTggttgtttgggggggggggagggggagggggaggggcaGGAAGAATGTAGAGAGATAGAATAACCATAGAGAGCATGGCAAAATTACTTCTTGAGAAGCAAAGTAGTTGAAACAGAAAGATGAGAGACCTTGCAAACTGAGTATTGAGAGCTCTCACATGCTGTCTAGATGACTCAGCCCTTTGCATATCTAACTGCGGAGTCTTCATTGTTTGCGGCAGGGATTGTTCAGCCTTTTGTGGATCAAAAATTGATCCCGCCATTATTCTTTTGCCCTGAATCTGCTTTGAAGCCAGAAAACAAGAGATATAAAAAAGGGTCAGCGCAACTATCCACAAAGATTCTCTTAAGATATACACAACCAGGATAGTAAAATCAAAACTTTGTTTATTCTCCAATCCAAACAAATGGTAACAACTCTAACAAATCAATCAACTACCACTCAATCCCAAGTAATTGGGGTGAACAATACGAATGATCTGTATTTCTGCTCTGTTCACTCAATTCATTACAATAGTAAATAATGTGTATTTCAAGTAAATGAAGTGGCTGGCAAACCATGACGGCTAAGTTCAAATCCCAGAGGAGCAAGAAAAGATTATAAGTGATTTATTCCCATATGCCCAGGCCTTGGTCGGCAAAATTACCTAATACCTagtggaatagtcgaggtgcgCAAGCTGATGCTGATACCACTGTCATATAAAAAACAAAATCTACATAAAACTCAAACCTttagaaaatacaaaaaatgcTAGCTTTACACAAATTTAACACACTTTCCTCCTTTACACAGTTGAAAATTAAGAATTTATAACAACAGGGCAGCtctaatcaatcaatcaactagggTCACCATTCCAAATTAGTTACTCTCGGCTATATGATTATTCCTATACACCTTCCACTAAATAATTCATCATTTAACTAAATCAACAGCTCTAAGATCTAAAAAATTCAAGCACTCAGAATATTAACCCAGAAAAAAAAAAGCTCCTTTACACACTTGAAACTAAGAATTTAGCATTTGTATAACAGAGAACAAACTCACTGAGTCGGTAGTGAACGAGTTGGAATCGGACGACGCGAATCGTTTAGTTCCTTTCATGATTTGAGAAAATCAAACATAAAATCGATTTCTGAATACACAGATATTTTAGTTATTGAGAAATGTTTCTCAATTTGTTTTAAAATTAGGGTTTTTCTTTTTCGAATGAACTGGGGTGGAAGAGGGAAATGGATATTTGGGCCGTGAAGTTGGGTTTTGGGGCACTATTGTTATTCAATTTGAATttgggaaaaaataaaaaatagccagTTTGGGGCCCGGCCCTATAACGTTTTTAAGTGCAGCTGTTTGGTAATCATTTAACGGCCACTAAAATCTGCTGTAATTTTCACGTGGGACATGTGGTATTGTCTTTTTAGCAATGTAATTTCACATACCCCTCATTCCCCAGCCACACCCGAAAGATACTAGTGGGGCCCAtcactttaaatttaaaaaatatttttcgttcacttttacttgtgcATTATTAATTTTGTACAcagtaataataaataaagtatattTTATCATGATAccaatattaattgatatattgtCTTAAtgagtttgaaaaataatttggaatgagtaattaatgctaatggcaaaacatgaaaaataaaaataaattttttttcctTAATATGtgaaaagtgacaagtaaaaataaaaatttatttttataatactttacaactaaaagtgaacggagaAAGTACTAAAGATGAGAGTTTACACTAAAGGCATTTCATAAGAAGCACAATAAGCAACACCAAAACAAACGAATTATAAGCATGCTCGGTGAGActtctaaaatcaacttatttttaaaaatgttaattatttttggttggaaAATAGTTtgaattaagttaattaatttgaaaaatacttttgaataaCAATTATTGTTTGGCAGGCTTTTAAAAAATGCTTCTAAatgcatttttctcaaaaatatttttcaagtcgGAAAAAATCTACTTTTTCTACTTCTTAAAAACTGTTGTCTTTctacttaaaaaaatatttttttttccttctaaaaattGGATAAACACCTTATACTTTTAGcccaaaaaataaatttttgatcaaaaaaaacttggccaaacacgaATTAAAGTACGGTCACATGCTTAATTAGAAATGAGATAGGCTTTTGTTCAAATTGTTGAAAGGTACCACTTTTTTCTAGTACTATGTGCAGATAAAAGCACAAGTTCGTACTAAATGTGAAATTAGGCTTGGTTTACTTAAGTCTCATATGTGCTGACCTATCTTAATTTTCTTACTTTGCGTAACTGGTACATGTAATCAGTAAGTCacaggttcgagccgtgaaaataaTCTTTTGCAAATATACAGGGTAAGATTGCATAAAATAAACTTTTGTGGTTCGGCACTTCTCCAAAACTCTTGTATAACGGGAGTTTAGTACACCGAGATGTCTTTTATAGACGCAAGCGGGAGAAAAAAAATCAGATAAGTCGATTCATAATAGAAGAAGGTTCCAGCTTATAAAATATTACTTGACAATAAATAATTACTTACTAAAAGTGTATACGGAGTAACTTACACAGCTTCTATCGTGACAGATTATTAGTGAAACCATAAAACagataaataagaaaataaagttaCTGGAGATATCTTTGGGAAGAAATTAGAAACTTAAAAACAAAGTTGATTATTTTGAAATAGATCGAATAATTATTACACCACACACTTTTATGTTCTAAAAAACTCTTTTAACACATGAACTTAATTTATCAAAAGTAAGTATCGTGTGATTTTCATGACAGTTGAGCATATTAGTATGAATAAATATGAGTATTAAAATGGAAGAATTGTTAAATATAAGAATGCGTCAAATTGTTGAAACCGACAAAATAAATGTCATAGGAGAAGAAACTAATGAACTGTTAAGGTGAAGGGGATTACATATCAGATGACAATATTTTAATTAAAGTTAAAAATCAGGAAGTTCACCAAGTGAATTACTCGAACCATGAAATTCAATTGAATTAAGATATTATGTAAATCGACAATAACAAATTGTTTACTTTTCTATTTCTTTGTTCAGGTTATTATTAACTCATGCTCAGCAGGGTAtacaaaccgaaccgaaaaactgcaccaaatcgaaaagtcaaatcAATCCGATTAAAAAATTTgatgaggtttggtttgatttggtttggtattgagtaaaaaactCGAACCAACTCGacacataaatatataatttttatatatacgtttaagattttatatagaacttttttttaaaaatgtctagaaatatttgggattttcttatgggatgtaatatttaatagaatatgaGGTGCTCcatttttattaactttaaataatgtgttgtatgatcactttcttattaagtgttattgaaatgcgtcaatctctttgttgttccatattcatatgtcaagatctattaaatttttatatctttttcaaatttgaagtggtatttcgataattgaaaattaaatcgaacatatcattatttaggtatcatattgattttaatATTTAActattaaattcggttaaccttaaAAGTGTACATCAACAAAAAGTTATTGTCAGacaactaaaaaaataactatcatatgctactaagaaaattctcccataagaatattttaatagatcatatatttgtcaattttttcaattttaattaaatatatattaattacttataaaaaatttaacaaagtaagattgacatattattcatgtaacaaaaaaacccgaaaaattcgataaaatcgaaccaatccaaaccgatataattggtttgatttggttttaataaaaaccgAACCAATTCGGTCCATGTACACCACTAATGCTCAGTATGGACATGCAACTATTTATCTAAAGTGTGTATTTTCTTTATACTCTTACtgcaaaatattaaattaaaaaacGAGTTTAAGTTTGATCTGAGAGTGTAAATATTTTACATTCGTGTGCCAGTAACTAAAAAAAATTGTAACTTGCTGAAACGGATTAAATTACAATGAAAgagttaaaaaatattatttgcacCAATGGTGAAAACTTATTTTTTTCATAGAAAATGGCAACTGAACTCTCAGTATTCAGCTACAAATCATCTAATAATTGTTCAAATAAAGAAAATGTTGTCAAATAGAACATTATTTGGCTTATCCAATATGAACAGAGTTTGTTATCCTGCTGATATTTATGTCAAATTCTTTGCACTAAAAATCAAATCCACTCTCTCAATGTAAGGAACAAAATAACACCAGTCTACATCAACCAAAGAAATGGGGGATCAAGAGAAGGAATATACTATATTCCATTTTTTATATATAGACAAACATAGAGCTTTTGTTATATTCCTGTGTTTTTATGACAAAAATAAAGTCCAAATATATCTAAAGAAAGCAAAGAGGTTCATGTAAACAAAAACGATAGAGGACAAAAGAAGTGGTTAGCAGCAACTACCAATAAACTTACTTCAAATAAGActtattttctttctctctttttacATTTGAAGCTCAAACTAATGGCCTCTTCTCTTCATCTGGACTATTTTGTGATGATAAGTTTGCTTCTTTGTGATGATTTCGCCTAGTTGTGTTATCAGATTTCACAGCTTGTGGGGAAAGTTTACTGTCAGGCAATAGCCGCGAAACAATTCCCATTGACATTAACAGCAATCCAGAGCAATGTTGTTCAGTTAGCGGCTTAGTAAATATCAAGTATGACAGCAACAATGTCACTGCCTTTCTTGCTGTGGTTACCTGTACGCCAAATGATCATTGAACGTTAACTCTAGCACGCCAAATGATCATTGAACGTTAACTCTAGCATGCCAAATGATCATTGAACGTTAACTCTAGCACGCCAAATGATCATTGAACGTTAACTCTAGCACCAGAGAAGCGAATAACAATAAGACTGCACATTTAGAGGATTAGAAACTCAAAAGATTTACCATAGCAGTAGTGGCTGCCCCAAAAATAGCAATGAGTGATAAAACCGAAATTTGACCAATGAACGTGGCCATTGCTTCGAATACCAAGACACCATAAACATACGGATGCTGCAAGTTACACAAAAAACGTGAGTCTAAGATAACTTTGTAGCAGAAAGAAGAGAAGAATTTCTACTAGTTCACTCAAAGTTAGACTATTATCCATATAAAGGTTCGAGTGCTGTGTTATTTCTGAAACTGATTAACAGATTTCTACATATTTCATCTAACGAATGTAATAACAAAAGATCAGTTGAAAGTGCGCATGCTTGGATAACGGTTGCTCATTCTGTTTCAGATTTGCTCTGACTGCACAAATATATCAAGCATGAACTGAgatcacacacacaaaaaaaaaaaaaaaatatcgtGTATTGACTTAAGAATCGTAACAACTAATTTAAGTGGACCACAATGGATGGGCAAAACATTCGTTCTTTTTAAGCAAATCTGTTGAGGAATGCCCAATCAAGTGAGATGTTTCTCCATATCAAACCATTCGAAATGAATGTATTTTCTGAATTCCTTATTCTCAATATCTCAGGAGAAACAACTGAAACAAGTGAACAAGGTATAATCCAAAGAATCAGCAAGGGATTTTCTTTTTTAACCTCATAACAGGATTTCCATGCAGCAAAGAGTTCTCCTGTTAGTATCATGGGCACAAGTAGAAAAGGTGCGCCGACAACTGTTGAGCAGTATAGCATCTCCATCTGATAAAAGATTCAATATGACAATCAAATATTATTTACATGCAACAGGTGATTTAATGAGTGATGCAGAAACCATAAACATGAAACAAACAGTAAGCACCTGAGAAGTATCAGGATTCACGGTAAAAATTGCTTCTTGATAATTACCCAAAAAAGAGTCCATCACCAAAGCACCAgttatcataacaacaccaatgATACTGAAGTTTGGTGAAGTATTAGCATCAGCTAATGTGAAAAGTATTAGGCCCCCAACTAAAAGCACGGCCGAGACATATTCTTGAACTGGGTATTTTCTCCTCCACCCAGGCATAAAGGCTCCCATTACCATTACCGGTAGTACCTATACTCCAAAAATGAGCATAGCGGGAATTAGACCAATGTAAAGCACTAAGACATCATAAGTTTCCTACACACAAAAATTGCCACAATCCAGATGGACAGGCTAGTACCATTCACTACTATTAGCCATATATTTGTAATGAAAACGTATAACTATACCTTAGTGGATTTGAACATGATTTGTGCTGGATAGTTTAGATAAGCCAAGGAGCCCTTTGTTAATCCATGAGAACCCATGAGTACAGCAGAAAGCTTCACATAAGTTTTCCACGGGTTCACCATTTGCTTGGTGGTGAAACCCTGCAATCGTATGAGAAATAGATATACAAAACCTTGTACAAAGGTAAAATACCACCCGTAGCTGAAACAAAGATTGAGAAAAAACTTGTCACTGAGGAATTTTATTTCAATATTATAGTGATGATCAAGGCGGAGAAAATAATTAGAATTGAAGGAATACAGTAGTAATACCTGAACCCCAGTCGATTATACACATACTCCTGAAAAATTGCAAGTAAGAAAATTGAAGCAGTTACTTTACATTGCAACACTGATTATGACTTAAAACTGAATCGGTACAAAgaattgaaaattttcaaaaagaaCTAAAGAGTTGATAGAGGCCCTAAATCCATGTCAAACCTGTTAGTGGTTTGCTACACAAACATAGAAACGAAATGCACCATTCCAACTTACCAAAACACTAGCATCAATAGATTAACTAGGCCTATCACTGTAAACCTTGTTTACTCCTATTTTTTGCAAGCAAAGGTGGAAATGAACTAAACTAAAAGTCTGACATGAGTCAAATTAAACCAGACTTAGACCTAGAGTTAGATCGAGAATTTTAAGTCTGTGTGCAAAATACTACCATTGTACCCTCTATAAATGAATAACTACACCTCAATTCCAAACTGGTTAGGATTTATTCATTTTGTAACCATAGTATCAACACCAAGCTACACTGAACCTAACATAAATATAGCATCAAAACTAAGCCTTAACTCCAACTAATTCGCATTGCCCAAATGGATCTTTTGCTTCTACTGCGTCCTACTGTTCCCTAAATCTGCAAGGATTTCACTACCTTAACTCTATAATTAGGTAAAAACTCTAAATCTGCAAGGATTTCACTACCTTAACTCTATAATTAGGTAAAAACTTATCCGATACGCTGTCTTTCACACATACATTTATCACTTAACCATGGTTGAGTGAAATGTATTGAAGAATTAACCCCCAATAGCCATACACCCaatctcttaaactaaaaatagccagcagattataatatatgtataaccgtatataattaatatataatatatgtataccgttagaaaaagtaaacattgAAGCTGACCAACTATTTATGTAACAATTTCAAATGTATTCTCAATTTAGTATTTAAATGCTATGATTAAATTCCTTGGTTTGGCGTAAACATCCTGAAATATTCGGCCTTGCAAAGTTTCATAAACCTCTGGTCCCAAGAACAGAAGGCAAGCAGCAACTTTTGCACAAATCTCAAGCTCAATGTAACAGTAATCCAATAATGAACAAAAGAATTTCGTACAAAAAGATATATATTAATGCAAAATCACAGAA
The DNA window shown above is from Nicotiana tomentosiformis chromosome 8, ASM39032v3, whole genome shotgun sequence and carries:
- the LOC104118845 gene encoding UDP-galactose/UDP-glucose transporter 2-like isoform X1 produces the protein MKNEVQARFLFGISLTDRPKWQQFLICSSGFFFGYLVNGLCEEYVYNRLGFSYGWYFTFVQGFVYLFLIRLQGFTTKQMVNPWKTYVKLSAVLMGSHGLTKGSLAYLNYPAQIMFKSTKVLPVMVMGAFMPGWRRKYPVQEYVSAVLLVGGLILFTLADANTSPNFSIIGVVMITGALVMDSFLGNYQEAIFTVNPDTSQMEMLYCSTVVGAPFLLVPMILTGELFAAWKSCYEHPYVYGVLVFEAMATFIGQISVLSLIAIFGAATTAMVTTARKAVTLLLSYLIFTKPLTEQHCSGLLLMSMGIVSRLLPDSKLSPQAVKSDNTTRRNHHKEANLSSQNSPDEEKRPLV
- the LOC104118843 gene encoding uncharacterized protein isoform X2; this encodes MKGTKRFASSDSNSFTTDSIQGKRIMAGSIFDPQKAEQSLPQTMKTPQLDMQRAESSRQHVRALNTQFASWVQTQLQNHPDELWEDGVQDYLNHSSTIKDKFSDVVNWLKANSSNGENKSALGSQAASKSLESETKENDGRLFFLKPAVPVANSSPGFGAVTNSSPSFGGLVNSSSSFGASWSSGGLFNNKSPFSFGLQSSVQTQNSVPVKNDAANDVQDAEDEVEQPGSPSVKKTEEKGVTVVHEVKCKLYVKSTDPADKDAWKDRGTGQLSLKCKEGVSKGTRESKPTIVIRNDVGKILLNALLYPGIKTNMQKNSIVAIFHTSGDGDNDDAVVARTFLIRTKTGEDRDKLAAVIQEYAPAA
- the LOC104118845 gene encoding UDP-galactose/UDP-glucose transporter 4-like isoform X2, with product MKNEVQARFLFGISLTDRPKWQQFLICSSGFFFGYLVNGLCEEYVYNRLGFSYGWYFTFVQGFVYLFLIRLQGFTTKQMVNPWKTYVKLSAVLMGSHGLTKGSLAYLNYPAQIMFKSTKVLPVMVMGAFMPGWRRKYPVQEYVSAVLLVGGLILFTLADANTSPNFSIIGVVMITGALVMDSFLGNYQEAIFTVNPDTSQMEMLYCSTVVGAPFLLVPMILTGELFAAWKSCYEVTTARKAVTLLLSYLIFTKPLTEQHCSGLLLMSMGIVSRLLPDSKLSPQAVKSDNTTRRNHHKEANLSSQNSPDEEKRPLV
- the LOC104118843 gene encoding uncharacterized protein isoform X1, with the protein product MKGTKRFASSDSNSFTTDSQIQGKRIMAGSIFDPQKAEQSLPQTMKTPQLDMQRAESSRQHVRALNTQFASWVQTQLQNHPDELWEDGVQDYLNHSSTIKDKFSDVVNWLKANSSNGENKSALGSQAASKSLESETKENDGRLFFLKPAVPVANSSPGFGAVTNSSPSFGGLVNSSSSFGASWSSGGLFNNKSPFSFGLQSSVQTQNSVPVKNDAANDVQDAEDEVEQPGSPSVKKTEEKGVTVVHEVKCKLYVKSTDPADKDAWKDRGTGQLSLKCKEGVSKGTRESKPTIVIRNDVGKILLNALLYPGIKTNMQKNSIVAIFHTSGDGDNDDAVVARTFLIRTKTGEDRDKLAAVIQEYAPAA